In a genomic window of Penaeus monodon isolate SGIC_2016 chromosome 27, NSTDA_Pmon_1, whole genome shotgun sequence:
- the LOC119590760 gene encoding hemocyanin C chain-like, translating into MKVLVLLGLVAVASAWPGSGFQADDGGVSNAQKQHDINFLLHKIYGNIRDPELKAKADTFDPEADLSHYNDGGQAAKRIMKDIKDHRFLHQRHWFSLFNTRHRHEALMLFDVLIHCKDWNTFVSNAAYFRQIVNEGEFVYALYVAVIHSPLAEHIVLPPLYEVTPHLFTNSEVIEAAYRAKQTQTPGKFKSTFTGTKKNPEQRVAYFGEDIGMNTHHVTWHMEFPFWWQDKYSHRLDRKGENFFWVHHQLTVRFDAERLSNYLDPVGELHWGKPIVQGFAPHTTYKYGGQFPSRPDNVNFEDVDGVARIRDLLIIESRIRDAIAHGYIVDRAGNRIDIMNEHGIDILGDIIESSMYSPNVQYYGALHNTAHIVLGRQGDPHGKYALPPGVLEHFETATRDPSFFRLHKYMDNIFKEHKDSLPPYTLEELTFEGVSVDNLSVDGELETYFEDFEYSLHNAVDDTEEIADVEISTYVPRLNHKDFAYNIDVSNNQGAEVLATIRIFAWPHRDNNGIEYTFDEGRWNAIELDKFWMKLSPGVNHIVRKSSESAVTVPDVPSFQTLFDKTKEALSGTDSGLTDFESATGIPNRFLIPKGNEQGLEFDLVVAVTDGTADAAMDELHGITQFIHYGSHGKYPDKRPHGYPLDRRVPDDRVFEELPNFGHIQVKVFNHGEHIHSH; encoded by the exons ATGAAGGTCTTGGTGCTTCTTGGCCTCGTGGCTGTGGCCTCCGCCTGGCCAGGCTCTGGCTTCCAGGCAGATGACGGAG GTGTGTCTAATGCGCAAAAACAGCATGACATCAACTTCCTGCTACACAAAATCTACGGAAACATCCGGGATCCTGAACTGAAAGCCAAAGCTGACACCTTCGATCCAGAGGCTGATCTTTCACATTATAATGATGGCGGCCAAGCTGCCAAGAGGATCATGAAAGACATTAAGGATCACAGATTTCTCCATCAGAGGCACTGGTTCTCCCTCTTCAACACCAGGCATCGTCATGAAGCACTCATGCTCTTCGATGTTCTCATTCACTGCAAGGACTGGAATACATTTGTCAGCAATGCTGCCTATTTCCGCCAAATTGTCAATGAGGGAGAATTCGTATATGCACTCTATGTTGCCGTCATCCACTCGCCTCTTGCTGAACATATTGTACTCCCCCCACTCTATGAGGTCACTCCTCATCTCTTCACCAACAGCGAAGTCATTGAAGCAGCTTATCGAgctaaacaaacacagacacctgGTAAATTCAAATCCACTTTCACAGGGACCAAAAAGAACCCTGAACAAAGAGTAGCCTACTTTGGAGAGGACATTGGAATGAACACTCACCACGTTACCTGGCATATGGAATTCCCTTTCTGGTGGCAAGACAAATACAGTCATCGATTGGATCGTAAAGGGGAAAACTTCTTCTGGGTTCATCATCAACTTACCGTCCGATTTGACGCCGAACGTCTCTCCAATTACTTGGACCCTGTGGGAGAACTTCACTGGGGAAAGCCCATTGTCCAAGGTTTTGCCCCTCACACTACTTACAAGTACGGAGGTCAGTTTCCCTCTCGTCCCGATAATGTCAACTTCGAGGATGTAGATGGCGTTGCCCGAATTCGAGACTTGCTCATCATTGAAAGCCGAATTCGAGATGCTATTGCCCATGGTTACATTGTTGACAGGGCTGGTAACCGCATTGATATTATGAATGAACATGGTATTGACATCCTGGGAGACATTATTGAATCATCTATGTACAGTCCCAATGTCCAATACTACGGGGCGTTGCATAACACTGCCCATATTGTACTTGGTCGACAGGGTGATCCTCATGGAAAGTATGCACTACCCCCTGGCGTACTGGAACACTTTGAAACAGCCACACGTGATCCTAGCTTCTTTAGACTTcataaatatatggataacaTCTTCAAAGAGCATAAGGACTCACTTCCGCCTTACACTTTAGAAGAACTCACTTTCGAAGGTGTAAGTGTTGATAATCTGTCTGTTGATGGTGAACTGGAGACCTACTTTGAAGATTTTGAATATAGTCTTCATAACGCCGTTGATGACacagaagaaattgcagatgtgGAAATCTCCACTTATGTACCAAGACTTAACCACAAGGATTTTGCTTACAACATAGACGTTAGCAACAATCAAGGTGCGGAGGTACTAGCAACAATCCGTATTTTCGCCTGGCCTCATCGTGACAACAATGGCATTGAATACACATTTGATGAAGGTCGCTGGAATGCCATTGAACTTGATAAATTCTGGATGAAGT TGTCACCAGGAGTTAACCACATTGTCCGTAAGTCTTCGGAATCTGCAGTAACAGTCCCTGACGTACCAAGTTTCCAGACTCTCTTCGACAAGACCAAAGAAGCCCTATCTGGCACAGATTCCGGACTAACAGACTTTGAGAGTGCCACTGGCATTCCTAACCGATTCCTCATCCCCAAGGGTAATGAACAGGGTCTGGAATTCGACCTTGTTGTAGCCGTAACTGATGGTACAGCTGATGCGGCAATGGATGAGCTTCATGGAATTACCCAATTTATTCACTATGGTTCCCATGGCAAGTACCCCGACAAGCGTCCACATGGCTACCCTCTGGATCGTCGAGTTCCAGATGATCGTGTGTTTGAAGAGCTTCCCAATTTCGGACACATTCAAGTTAAGGTCTTCAATCATGGTGAACATATCCATAGTCACTAA
- the LOC119590761 gene encoding hemocyanin C chain-like codes for MKVLVLLGLVAVASAWPGFGFQADDGGVSNAQKQHDINFLLHKIYGNIRDPELKAKADTFDPEADLSHYNDGGQAAKRIMKDIKDHRFLQQRHWFSLFNTRHRHEALMLFDVLIHCKDWNTFVSNAAYFRQIVNEGEFVYALYVAVIHSPLAEHIVLPPLYEVTPHLFTNSEVIEAAYRAKQTQTPGKFKSTFTGTKKNPEQRVAYFGEDIGMNTHHVTWHMEFPFWWQDKYSHRLDRKGENFFWVHHQLTVRFDAERLSNYLDPVGELHWGKPIVQGFAPHTTYKYGGQFPSRPDNVNFEDVDGVARIRDLLIIESRIRDAIAHGYIVDRAGNRIDIMNEHGIDILGDIIESSMYSPNVQYYGALHNTAHIVLGRQGDPHGKYALPPGVLEHFETATRDPSFFRLHKYMDNIFKEHKDSLPPYTLEELAFEGVSVDNLSVDGELETYFEDFEYSLHNAVDDTEEIADVEISTYVPRLNHKDFAYNIDVSNNQGAEVLATIRIFAWPHRDNNGIEYTFDEGRWNAIELDKFWMKLAPGVNHIVRKSSESAVTVPDVPSFQTLFDKTKEALSGTDSGLTDFESATGIPNRFLIPKGNEQGLEFDLVVAVTDGTADAAMDELHGITQFIHYGSHGKYPDKRPHGYPLDRRVPDDRVFEELPNFGHIQVKVFNHGEHIHN; via the exons ATGAAGGTCTTGGTGCTTCTTGGCCTCGTTGCTGTGGCCTCCGCCTGGCCAGGCTTTGGCTTCCAGGCAGATGACGGAG GTGTGTCTAATGCGCAAAAGCAGCATGACATCAACTTCCTGCTGCACAAAATCTACGGAAACATCCGGGATCCTGAACTGAAAGCCAAAGCTGACACCTTCGATCCAGAGGCTGATCTTTCACATTATAATGATGGCGGCCAAGCTGCCAAGAGGATCATGAAAGACATTAAGGATCACAGATTTCTCCAACAGAGGCACTGGTTCTCCCTCTTCAACACCAGGCATCGTCATGAAGCACTTATGCTCTTCGATGTTCTCATTCACTGCAAGGACTGGAATACATTTGTCAGCAATGCTGCCTATTTCCGCCAAATTGTCAATGAGGGAGAATTCGTATATGCACTCTATGTTGCCGTCATCCACTCGCCTCTTGCTGAACATATTGTACTCCCCCCACTCTATGAGGTCACTCCTCATCTCTTCACCAACAGCGAAGTCATTGAAGCAGCTTATCGTgctaaacaaacacagacacctgGTAAATTCAAATCCACTTTCACAGGGACCAAAAAGAACCCTGAACAAAGAGTAGCCTACTTTGGAGAGGACATTGGAATGAACACTCACCACGTTACCTGGCATATGGAATTCCCTTTCTGGTGGCAAGACAAATACAGTCATCGATTGGATCGTAAAGGGGAAAACTTCTTCTGGGTTCATCATCAACTTACCGTCCGATTTGACGCCGAACGTCTCTCCAATTACTTGGACCCTGTGGGAGAACTTCACTGGGGAAAGCCCATTGTCCAAGGTTTTGCCCCTCACACTACTTACAAGTACGGAGGTCAGTTTCCCTCTCGTCCCGATAATGTCAACTTCGAGGATGTAGATGGCGTTGCCCGAATTCGAGACTTGCTCATCATTGAAAGCCGAATTCGAGATGCTATTGCCCATGGTTACATTGTTGACAGGGCTGGTAACCGCATTGATATTATGAATGAACATGGTATTGACATCCTGGGAGACATTATTGAATCATCTATGTACAGTCCCAATGTCCAATACTACGGGGCGTTGCATAACACTGCCCATATTGTACTTGGTCGACAGGGTGATCCTCATGGAAAGTATGCACTACCCCCTGGCGTACTGGAACACTTTGAAACAGCCACACGTGATCCTAGCTTCTTTAGACTTcataaatatatggataacaTCTTCAAAGAGCATAAGGACTCACTTCCGCCTTACACTTTAGAAGAACTGGCCTTCGAAGGTGTAAGTGTTGATAATCTGTCTGTTGATGGTGAACTGGAGACCTACTTTGAAGATTTTGAATATAGTCTTCATAACGCCGTTGATGACacagaagaaattgcagatgtgGAAATCTCCACTTACGTACCAAGACTTAACCACAAGGATTTTGCTTACAACATAGACGTTAGCAACAATCAAGGTGCGGAGGTACTAGCAACAATCCGAATTTTTGCCTGGCCTCATCGTGACAACAATGGCATTGAATACACATTTGATGAAGGTCGCTGGAATGCCATTGAACTTGATAAATTCTGGATGAAGT TGGCACCAGGAGTTAACCACATTGTCCGTAAGTCTTCGGAATCTGCAGTAACAGTCCCTGACGTACCAAGTTTCCAGACTCTCTTCGACAAGACCAAAGAAGCCCTATCTGGCACAGATTCCGGACTAACAGACTTTGAGAGTGCCACTGGCATTCCTAACCGATTCCTCATCCCCAAGGGTAATGAACAGGGTCTGGAATTCGACCTTGTTGTAGCCGTAACTGATGGTACAGCTGATGCGGCAATGGATGAGCTTCATGGAATTACCCAATTTATTCACTATGGTTCCCATGGCAAGTACCCCGACAAGCGTCCACATGGCTACCCTCTGGATCGTCGAGTTCCAGATGATCGTGTGTTTGAAGAGCTTCCCAATTTCGGACACATTCAAGTTAAGGTCTTCAATCATGGTGAACATATCCATAATTAG